The following nucleotide sequence is from Pandoraea thiooxydans.
CGAGATCCCGGATAACGTGAAGAACAACATGGAGATCATCCCGGTGCGTTGGATCGACAAGGTGCTCGAGCTGGCGCTCGAGCGGATGCCGACGCCGCTGCCCGAGGAAGAGCCCAAGACAGCGGAAGACGCCGCACTCGCCAAGCCGTCGGACGGCCCGGGCACGCCCGGAGTCATCAAGCATTAAGCATTGCAGAGCCAATTCAAAGCCCGGGATACCCCGGGCTTTTTTATTGTTGGGGCGCATTGCCGGCGATGTCGCGCAGCCGAAAATTCGCGGGTATCGCACTGTGCGGAGATCGTTGCCGCAATACCCTTAACACGCCCGAAACCGCTTGACATAAGGGTTTGCGGCTAGTTAAATGGCGAAGCGCAGCTTACGCTGAGCCGAATTCGACGACCGCGGACGAGAACGCGCGGTTTCGACTCAATCGCCATTTGACCTTGTGAGGGGGTTACAGTGAATAAAACCGAACTGATCGACCATATCGCGGACAAAGCAGACATTTCGAAAGCAGCCGCAGGTCGTGCGCTCGACGCTTTGGTAGGTGCAGTGAAAACGACGCTGAAAAAAGGTGGCAGTGTGACGCTCGTGGGATTCGGCACGTTTGCTGTCGGCAAGCGCGCCGCCCGCACAGGTCGCAACCCCCGCACAGGCGCGGCAATCAAAATCAAGGCGGCAAAGGTACCGAAATTTCGCCCTGGCAAAGCCCTGAAAGATGCGTTAAACTGATCGTCTTGCTTGCAGTTTGGCAGTTGCGAAGCAAAAGAACAACGTGGTTGAGAACGGGTGCTTAGCTCAGCTGGTAGAGCGGCGCCCTTACAAGGCGTAGGTCGGGGGTTCGATCCCCTCAGCACCCACCAGTTCTTGCCGTGAGGAGTGGTAGTTCAGTCGGTTAGAATACCGGCCTGTCACGCCGGGGGTCGCGGGTTCGAGTCCCGTCCACTCCGCCAGTTAAGAAAAGGCGAACCTCGGTTCGCCTTTTTGTTATACCCGCTCCATCAAAACTTATCTGACGCCAACGTATGCTTGA
It contains:
- a CDS encoding HU family DNA-binding protein, producing the protein MNKTELIDHIADKADISKAAAGRALDALVGAVKTTLKKGGSVTLVGFGTFAVGKRAARTGRNPRTGAAIKIKAAKVPKFRPGKALKDALN